From Chiloscyllium punctatum isolate Juve2018m chromosome 36, sChiPun1.3, whole genome shotgun sequence, the proteins below share one genomic window:
- the LOC140460853 gene encoding uncharacterized protein isoform X1, with translation MEKPWKCGDCGKGFPSPSVLEIHRRVHTGERPFVCHRCGKGFIQLSQLQTHQRVHTGEKPFTCSVCGKGFANSSNLRAHQRVHTGEKPFTCLVCGKGFAHSSTLLIHKRIHTGERPFTCSECGKAFRRTSNLRKHERVHTGERPFRCPECGQGFSQMSDLRNHERVHTGERPFACPECGKTFRNVGNLRMHQRVHTGERPFTCPECGKAFRHVGDLRKHQRLHTGERPFTCNECGKRFHHVRNLRNHERVHTGERPFTCPECGKGFIDSSGLLTHQRVHTGERPFTCPECGKGFIDSSGLQTHWRIHTGERPFTCSVCGKGFSHVGNLRQHERVHTGERPFTCPECGKGFINSSSLLTHQRVHTGERPFTCSVCGKGFTRSSHLQRHQRVHVPSQGN, from the coding sequence atggagaaaccgtggaaatgtggggactgtgggaaaggattcccttcccctTCGGTGCTGGAAATCCACAGGCGTGTTCACACCGGAGAGAGGCCGTTTGTCTGCCACCGTTGCGGGAAAGGATTCATTCAGTTGTCTCAGCTGCAGACACACCAGCGtgttcacaccggggagaagccgttcacCTGCTCGGTGTGCGGGAAGGGGTTCGCGAATTCTTCCAACCTGAGGgcgcaccagcgggtccacacgggagaGAAGCCCTTCACGTGCTTGGTGTGCGGGAAGGGGTTCGCACATTCATCTACACTGCTGATCCACAAGcggatccacactggggagaggccgttcacttgctccgagtgcgggaaggctttCCGTCGTACaagcaacttgcggaagcacgagcgggtccacacgggggagaggcccttcaggtgCCCCGAGTGCGGGCAGGGGTTCAGTCAGATGAGTGACCTGCGTAATCAcgagcgggtccacacgggggagaggcccttcgcctgccccgagtgcgggaagaccTTCCGTAACGTCGGCAATCTGCGGAtgcaccagcgggttcacaccggggagaggccgttcacctgccccgagtgcgggaaggccttccgTCATGTGGGCGacctgcggaagcaccagcggctccacacgggggagaggccgttcacctgcaaTGAGTGTGGGAAGAGATTCCATCACGTGCGCAACTTGCGGAATCAcgagcgggtccacaccggggagaggccgttcacctgcccagagtgcgggaagggattCATCGATTCTTCCGggctgctgacccaccagcgggtccacacgggggagaggcccttcacctGCCCGGAGTGCGGGAAGGGATTCATCGATTCTTCCGGCCTGCAGACCCACTGGCGGAtacacaccggggagaggccgttcacctgctctgtgtgcgggaagggattcagtCATGTGGGCAATTTACGGCAGCAcgagcgggtccacacgggggagaggccgttcacctgccccgagtgcgggaagggattcATCAATTCTTCCagcctgctgacccaccagcgggtccacaccggggagaggccattcacctgctccgtGTGCGGAAAAggcttcacccgctcctcccacctccagagacaccagcgggttcacgtgccatcgcagggaAATTGA